Proteins found in one Panicum hallii strain FIL2 chromosome 4, PHallii_v3.1, whole genome shotgun sequence genomic segment:
- the LOC112890303 gene encoding uncharacterized protein LOC112890303: MRQDGSRASGWSRWTLEAGGGGAAPACDGARRAGAAGAGGGGSRSGADARAASRRLRAAEAEAGCALRRNAELEEKAQQAGAECQAWMGVARSHEAVAAGLRATLEQLLQPPRAATGGCEGDAEDARSCCFEAPAAVADGSDEDGAASSGSKTSCRTAGRAAAGGG, encoded by the coding sequence ATGCGGCAGGATGGCAGCCGGGCGTCGGGCTGGAGCCGCTGGACCCTGGAGGCGGGGGGAGGCGGAGCAGCGCCTGCGTGCGACGGTGCGAGGCGGGCTGGAGCCGCTGGAGCTGGAGGCGGGGGTAGCCGGAGCGGCGCCGATGCCCGCGCCGCGTCGAGGCGGCTGCGCGCTGCGGAGGCCGAGGCGGGGTGCGCGCTCCGTCGCAACGCGGAGCTGGAGGAGAAGGCCCAGCAGGCGGGCGCCGAGTGCCAGGCGTGGATGGGCGTCGCCAGGAGCCACGAGGCCGTCGCAGCTGGCCTCCGCGCCACGCTGGAGCAGCTCCTGcagccgccccgcgcggccACCGGTGGCTGCGAGGGCGACGCCGAGGACGCGCGGTCGTGCTGCTtcgaggcgccggcggcggtcgcggaCGGCTCCGACGAGGACGGTGCTGCGTCGTCCGGGTCGAAGACGTCGTGCAGGACTGCAGGTcgtgcggcggccggcggcggataG